From Mycteria americana isolate JAX WOST 10 ecotype Jacksonville Zoo and Gardens chromosome 4, USCA_MyAme_1.0, whole genome shotgun sequence, one genomic window encodes:
- the NKX6-1 gene encoding homeobox protein Nkx-6.1 has product MLALGQMDGAPRQGAFLLGSPPLAALHSMAEMKAPLYPAYPLPAGPASSSSASASPASASPSPPLGSPGLKAPAAASAAAAAGGLSALGSAPPQLSAATPHGINDILSRPSMPLPGAALASASPSASSAAPAGLLAGLPRFGSLSPPPPPPPALYFSPGAAAAAAAVAAGRYPKPLAELPGRTPIFWPGVMQSPPWRDARLACAPHQGSILLDKDGKRKHTRPTFSGQQIFALEKTFEQTKYLAGPERARLAYSLGMTESQVKVWFQNRRTKWRKKHAAEMATAKKKQDSETERLKGASENEEEDDDYNKPLDPNSDDEKITQLLKKHKPGGGGLLLHPPEGEASA; this is encoded by the exons atgCTGGCGCTGGGGCAGATGGACGGCGCGCCCCGGCAGGGCGCCTTCCTGCTGGGCAGCCCGCCGCTGGCCGCCCTGCACAGCATGGCCGAGATGAAGGCGCCGCTGTACCCCGCGTACCCCCTGCCCGCCGggcccgcctcctcctcctccgcctccgcctcgCCCGCCTCTGCCTCGCCCTCGCCGCCGCTCGGCTCCCCGGGCCTCAAGGCGCCCGCcgctgcctccgccgccgccgccgcgggcgggctCTCGGCGctgggctcggccccgccgcAGCTCTCGGCCGCCACCCCGCACGGCATCAACGACATCCTCAGCCGGCCCTCCATGCCCCTGCCGGGCGCCGCGCTCGCCTCCGCCTCACCCTCCGCCTCGTCGGCGGCCCCCGCCGGGCTGCTGGCCGGGCTGCCCCGCTTCGGCAGCCTCagcccaccgccgccgccgccgcccgccctctaCTTCagccccggtgccgccgccgctgccgccgccgtgGCCGCCGGGCGCTATCCCAAGCCGCTGGCCGAGCTGCCCGGCCGGACGCCCATCTTCTGGCCGGGGGTGATGCAGAGCCCGCCCTGGAGGGACGCCCGCCTCGCCTGCGCCCCCC ATCAAGGCTCAATTTTGCTGGATAAGGACGGAAAGAGAAAACATACCAGACCCACTTTTTCTGGCCAGCAGATTTTCGCCCTGGAAAAGACTTTCGAGCAGACGAAATACCTGGCGGGCCCGGAGCGAGCCCGGCTGGCCTATTCGCTGGGGATGACGGAGAGCCAAGTCAAG gTCTGGTTCCAGAACCGACGGACCAAGTGGCGGAAGAAGCACGCGGCGGAGATGGCGACGGCGAAGAAGAAGCAGGACTCGGAGACGGAGCGGCTGAAGGGCGCCTCGGAGAACGAGGAGGAGGACGACGACTACAACAAGCCCCTGGACCCCAACTCGGACGACGAGAAGATCACGCAGCTGCTGAAGAAACACaagccggggggcggcgggctgcTGCTGCACCCCCCCGAGGGGGAGGCCTCCGCCTag